caattttttggttttccatTTTATACATCGctttataaaatacttatgaCGTTTATTATGACGATTTCATCACTAATTTTCTTAAtcgattttattttacaagagaACCCTCAAAATATCACATCACATTTCCGCTCACCACTAATACAAGCAAGTAACTGCTTAAAACGAAATAAAcggaaaaaatccaaaaatagttaatattgtttaaagcTAATATACTTTTCGTAGTACCAGCACAATAGttctttatataagaaactcTTCGTTTTTCGTTCGTCAATTTGCTGATAAGACAGTGCTTGAGTACAATAATCGATTCATAAAGTATTTCTTTACAATTTGATGAGTATTCACTTGttagatataaatatgtatttacgtttatattacatacaatacaattttcttatctTAGTAGTTATAAAAAGATAATAGATTTCGCCAACGCAGTTTTTACTtgcaatacaaaaaattttaaactagatTTTATAAAAGGGCCTCATGCGTATCAGCAATTaatgtacaaaaattaaaaaaaaaaattatataagaaaatgtatGCGATATTAGCATACCATTTCAAATAGGCAGAAAATTTCAATGCTTAtactttaaaaactttcaaacaccgtttcaaattttttgttttgatatccATTAAAAATAACTCAATCTCCAAAAGATTTTCAATAAatcagtttttgttttgtttaaagtaTAATTTATGATCCTATAAacattataaaatgtatttaattaaaagaatggtgaaaattattttacgcTTTACAATTCGCTGTAGCTTCGAAACATTCggtttatgtgtatataaccactctctttgcaaataatttaattctaattttttcggtttaaatttaaaaaaaaaatgtaaaagagagtaaattgaaaaaaattaaatattattatatcgaACGTAcacatatttgaaattattttccgGAAATCCGAAGTGGATCCAGCAAATAGTTTCgcgatatgagcgtatttgaaagattttttaacttaatgtaAGCGGCTCACAAAACTTTAGGCGTGTTTTTCTCGACACGCTGTTTTTATAGTCTGCgaggaaaatttctccaaaCAGTCCAGCCTGATCgatttgatattttcatataggtagatatgtatatttgtcaggtaatgatcgaaggaataacattttttaccataatatcaattttttaaatcactCTGTggtgtaaatgaaaaaaaaccaatttttttttgggaagccgccattttttcacttttcatacTTTGATCAtgacctgtattcatctattgttataaaaattattattatttttttcttttaaaatttgaaaaaaatttgagaaaattttgctCATCGCTAGGCACCTTTTTTCGAAAGTCTTACAGGAGATCGGCTAcggccgattattaaagtacatttaattctgtaaaagtgcaatatatttttttatttattaaataaaatgcctcttgaagaaaaattcataaaacatGCATTTACTATGCCTTAAAGCGTATTTCTTTTACTAACaattcttacatacatatgtacatataaatagtagtatatgtaaatgaagatgcagttttttattttgttttagatCTGAAttcaataagaaatatttttatacacttgagtatatttttgataaagcCTGGACTTAATAATTGCAATATTTACCTTGCTACCAGAAAATTTTCATAGTTAGGTCTTCTTAGATATTTCAAGTCATCTCATATTTTCtcaactaatatttatttctgagCGTATTATTGTTGAACATGCATACAACTgcgtgtaaatatgtacttaaatatgtatgtgtgtaagtatgctTGCATGTTGGTGTATTTGTGTGCTTGCGCTttgtgtttacttttgaacaagTCGCCAGACTACTCAAAACGATTACTAAAACTCGAGTTGTACaggtacaaacatacacacacccaAGCAGggaagcttacatacatatgtatgtatatagagagATAGGCTTAAGCGCGAATAGCAAACAAAAAGCATGCAATTCAGCCATCTAATGCTGCAACAATTATTTAAGGTGCACCCACACTCCCAGCCCCTGCCCCTGGCTGGGCGCTTGCAAACGGCGCGTTCTTGTCACGAGTGCTAACTAGCTTTTAATGTAGGTATTTATGTTTGCTTgcatatacataggtacatacatagcACATATGCGTGTGTATAACTGCGCTTTGTggcataaataaatgttttaccttTTCAAATCTCCATCCACTTTTCTCCTTCAATTATTTCTGCAGCTTCTTCCACAGCGAAATGAGTGTTAATTGCTGAACTTTCAAGCAATAACAATTTtagtgttgtttttattgttgttgttgattaacGCACATCCAGCTATTCGCATACTTTCGTTAATTGCAAAAAGACTGTCCGTCCGCGCTATGTCGTGGCTATTTTTTCGCTTTTGCCAAAAGAAATTTCACCCTTCGTTTATTGCTTAAAATGGCTGCAACACATATCACAAACTACTGTTATGCACACACGTGTGTATATTTTcgcattttaaattatttaacaacaacaactacggtCAACTCGCTGCTTCGCTTGCAAAATTATTATAGTTGGTGTGTTGTTGTCGCCTGTAAACTGTGTCGTcggtgtttgtttttgttgttaacatttagttttatctttatttttaatattatatatattttatttataaacacttcttgtttttattttattatcactTTTCTCTGCTGCGATTCGCAGCGTTTGTATTGCTCACAGATGATTCATGCCGCAACGGCGCACagatacacaaacacacacgcacatacagcTGCGAAATCCGCTCCAAAGGCACTCACacaactacacacacatattttgtATCGGCTGTCTTTGCGATTTATCAacaaaacaccaacaacaacatatactcgtatatgtgtcTGTATCTGCTTTAGCTATGTGGTTGGCTTGTGTGCGTGCGCCGACGATCGTTTTGTAGCTGAGAAATACAAAAGCAAAGCGTATCCATCAAATACAAATCATATAATGCATTTCTAATTCACTACTTTCAGAAGTTCACTTCACTTCTTGTTGGTTTTCAATTTCCGAAACAATTTATATGCAcatgcatttgttgtttttacaaacaggtatgtatgtagatacaaaTTTTGTTGTCCTCTAAAGCCGGCACAAATTTTTCCGCGACCGAATCACACGTACCTCACGATCTGCCACCACAAATATGTTTACTAGCAGACAATTCCAATCGCAAGCGTTTTCTATGTGAATCGCCATACAATTCACTCAAGTGGCAGTGTTGCTTCTTTGAGTCTCAGAGTGAAGATTTGCACTCAAAGCGGGAAATTTTGATGAGTGCGCTTGgattaaaagtataataaacTAACATCAAAAAATGTCTAGGAAGgcagtttgaaataaaaataaagatatatgcATTGTTAGTCAAGCTAGCCCCTATATGAAGAATCGAGAGAAGATATAGtctgattttataaattttcggtaccaaaacatataatattaaactgGATGAAACATTCTCACTGACCGGATTAATTTGAAGTGGAAGGAtgaaaatatttagtatatatggTCTAGGGGAAAGTTTGAACCGATAATAATCCaaccaattatttttaaaattataaattgtcgttgtttttttattattgtagcaGCTACtcaaatatttactatttagTAGAAAGATATTAAGTGTCTTCTTTAGAGGTACCGAAAAACATCTGTTTTGACGGGGTTGGATCATAGGCTAGGTTAGGTGAAGTAAAAAGGCTGATATTCGTAAGTCCATGAATAATCCTGCATGGATAGCTAGAAACGCCTGCCGGTTGTAATGCCCAGAATTTCTAGGTATGCATCAAAAAACGCCTGACCCTGCCACGAATTTTCTGAGGCAGCTAATAACAATTCCAGCCAATCCGCTGGTTTCGTTAAAAGTATGGCAACCGAGATGCTTCAACTTTAGTCTGGAGAAAgttggacaatggaggagaaaggaGTTTCTACCTCATCTTCCTCATCGCAACTTAGACAAAATGTATCCTCAAAAATTGTTAACCTCGCCGCGTGAGAGTCAATGGGACAGTGCCCAGTTAGGACACCTATCATTCATTGGACCTTTTACGTTTCACTTTGACCCAGAAAGCCTGTGCAACCCCACAAGCAGTTTAAAGCAAGAGTTGATTCAACCTTCCCCCTGAGTTCCggtccatccgtgaaaaagctcacataTTCATCGGAGATATGTGCGAAGATGCCACCAAGAGTAGGCACCACGATGCAGCGGTCCAAGTTATCAGGGATACAGTCGAAGAAAGAGAGCCGTTTGCttgacagtcgggtctaagtaaccaGAACGCGCccggactgtcaactcggcaccattcctcAAAATTACTGCAGGAAtactactacaacaacactACAAGGATTTCGGAATGTTTCTCTCGAGGAGCCTTAATGTGTCCGATTTTTCTGAGTCTTTTTGGACCACAAGGGGCGCGGTTTTGGATGACTGGATTGAAGTAAGCATCCAAACTGATGATTTTTGACATGGGTGCatttcacaaatttaataaactgaAGTCAGGCCTGGAGAAATTCGACTTCGAAAACTTGAGCAAAACTCTTGATTGAGGTAATTTGATGGATccgtttattttgtttctttgttatttcACTTTTCTATTCCATTTATCTTCCATATGGGAAGATAGTTACTTCATATGAGAGGAATCCATTTTAGAATAACAGAAAATGGAAAAAAGATGCAACCTGTTGGGAGTGCCCACAAACCAAAGAAAGAGTCGATTTAGTACAAATGTGTAAtagtttttaatgaaatgttattattaacaaaatccAAAACTTTCAGTCATTCATTTCCATATCACCGTCACATTAGTATCCTTATCGATGTCTCTTTCAATATCCAACGGCGATAGACCGGTCTTACAGCAAATCTCATCAAAACTAGACAGCcctgtatacattttttgtcTGCCGGAGGGCACAGAACCAGTAAAAACGGGATATTTGTGAATGCAACGTATGAATTTGTGTTGTAAACCGAATATAACCAATTTTCTCTCATCAATATTGTAATTTTGTGGACATAAACGCTGGCAAATGGCGCGTAGTGTCACACCGTGTGTCATGGAAGCGTAAAATTGGAAGACTTTCTGTATAGATGGATGAGTTTTTTCGGAATTTAGGGCGACATATTTGCGGCAAGCTTGACTTAATGACGGTATTTTGATTAAGCTCTTCAAATGTTGTGTGCACATGTACACGTTGCTATATTTAAGTATGGGCAGTAGATGTACGACACCATAGTAGGCTAAATTTTGTATGCACGACTTTACCAGATTGGTTTCGACATCAGCTTCGGCAGCAATACGCGCAATATGATTAATGCCATTTATATATGGGAATATCTAGAATTATATAAGCAggtatagtaaatatattttggaataaaattttttgcaaattaccTGTTGAGTAGTCAAATCCCACTTGTCTAATGGTGTATTTTTGAAATCGACTAGCAGTAAAGGCACCATATGATCTTTAACTACAGGTGGATCAGGTTtgtgtataacaatttttaagtaaatagtaGTGTCGCCCTCTATGTGAATGAAACATAAATATGAAGCCGATTTCAAAGATGTAAAGACATTAACTCTATTACTAACCCACAATAGTAGTAACTTTTTTCTCATTCAAATCTTTTATCACTGTTTCAAAGATTTTTTGTAGTTTCAACTTATGGTCGCCTTCTTTCGATAGGAAACATGATTCCTCTTCCATCATTATCTGGGACAGAATATAAAACATTATTCTATGTCAAATGCTGAATTAAGATTTTTATACTTTACCAAATACTCCGACAATTTCTTAACCACTGGCTCGTACTGTACCGAACGCGCCCAGGAATCGCAAACAAAgcataaattaaacagaaatgCATTACGTGCATACTTCTGTTGATTCTCAATGCCTACTGGATACCCCACGACTTTTATATCTAAGGCATTCACTGTCAGTATGCAACGTTGTAGATGCGGCTTGGggataatatatacatttatggcATCAAATACTTCCTTGCTCACATAATCAGCGGGTACCTGAGATTAACAAAGGAACATatggaatatatattttgtagtaaattaAATCTCCAATTGGAAACCCACCTGACAGCTGATTTTGCAGCCAGCAGTCGCATGGAACTCACTGAGGAAAATACAGCGTATTTGGCCTTCACGGCCACTGTCTTCATAATAGTCATTAGTGCTAACTTGCATTTTTACGGCAATTTCAAGTATGTTGCATTATTTTTCGAAATAGTTGATAACGAGATGCACCACTTAACTTTTGttttatatgtttgtttacGAATTGCATTTGACGTTAGATAACCATATGATCAGTGCTGCCAAGTTCTTAGGCGCATAGAGTggccagagaacgtatatcatatatattttacgttctctggagTGGCCTTGTATTAATTATTACACGTTTCCACAATTGGTAAATCCCGACTTGTGAAAactagtaaaattttaattttacggTATTGAAGTATTTCTTCTCCAAATTCTATTACTTTGGACACTCaaccaaactttttttaaataactcacTTGCTCCAATAAGCATTCAAGTTCAGAACTTACAtaactgaaatttatttaaacaaattacaatttttaatggatttttatttCCAGTTACTTGAACTATgtcatctatatatatacaaaacaagGTGTTTCGATACTTCTTAATTCAAATGAAGGAAATCTGGCCTCAGTGTGTTTTGCAGAATAGATCATAGAATATTCTTCTCAAATTGAATCTTAATAAATTTCCAAGCCCAATGTTACCTAGGGaggaaatatttcttaaaataccAGGAATGTTGAGAGGTTTGTTTCGTTTCTATGAGAGAACTCTGTATgattaaatgcatatattttatagttagaCCTAATCTTCAAACGACACTCTCATTAATTTCTCTACTCTCCGACATTTGCTTTAAGATAGAGTGTTTTCAGAGTTTAAGGATAATGAATTCAGAGTCTAAGGCAAGCAGTTATGTACAAAAACAtccaaaaatacacaaaatgaGCCAAGTTGAAAGAGATAATTACcattccaattttatcaaaggGTATTGGGGTGTgcaaaaactttgttcaaagtGTGGGTACAGTGTCTCAAATCGCAAACAACTATGGGAAAATACTTTATACCTGAAGCTCCCGCACCCACCGTATATATAGTAGTCAGGAATAAATTTAGCGACTTGTAATCTGATGTCCACTTTGAAGCAAAAGGCATTCATGAAAACTATATAATCGTTATTTCGGTCTAAAAAACAGCTATAATAATTAATCAAATCGATAATAATGAGTTTGAAGggcaaaagtaaatttttgttatctTTTTTAAGTAAAACTGTGTGAACAATGACTTATgactgtaaaaacaaaaattgtagttTAACAAAATGGCAGACTTTGAAAAGAATATCGAATTTGGATAAAAAATGAGGGGGTTTTGGTCCCGCAAAAACTATATTTGTCATACAATCAGCCAGAAAGTCAATGTgtaaagaaaattgttaaaaataagcaaaaaaaaaattaaagcgatCGGATAAGTTGTTTTCGAATTACAACtgcaattatttgtttaaagttAAACTGATTGAGTTATTTAAACTAAGCAGCTACTCTTGGGCTGTTACTCAAAAAATGCTtataatattcatttgaaactgTGGTGTGTTGATTAAAAGTATAGaccatggaaaaaaattatttttcgaaattccaaACTATGTGCGCCCCTTAAATAAAagaattatgaaatttaaagtCTGCCGATTATATATCATAGCAAATGCTAGcaataaaacatttcaatttgtgggtcctatataatttcattttaatattaatataaatacacttttatataattatctCTCGAAAACTTCCTCGACTTATTGAACCAAACGAAATCATTACTTTCATACTGCTCTTATTGGCTTAGATGCCGgtcaattttttcttataaattggcAACACTACCCTACGTGGCATTGCCAGATGCCATTTCCGCAATTCCCAACTTACAAAAATCAATGAAAAGAGTGAATGCGCACTGAAAATGTACTCAAACACGAAGAGCTGCCAAGCACCAGCCAGCCATTCATTAAACAGCGCGTATTGAAGTCGGTCGTTCGAACGCGGATATGCATTTGTGTCCGATTAGCTACGAGTGAACGGAAGTGGAAAAGCGCGcgcatacaaacataaacattCGGCTAAATGCACgaagtaacaacaataacaaaaacacctGTGCCCAGTAAAATTCAGTGTATGTACATAAGGAAGCGAGCGAAGTTTgtagaaaaatacaaatttgtgtaattattttaaataatagtaaattttaaaagattAAAGAGTAgaggaaaaatttataaaattgattgaATAAAATCCATAATAGCAGTTTAATGACCATTAGGGGTTGTAAAAAAACCAGGCAAGACAACACAAAGGCAGAAACGGCACCAGCTATCAGCTGCAGCCATAGCAATCAATgctacaaaaaacaacaaacataaaGTCAGTGACGTTTGCAAGTGACACAGAGCCTTCAGTTGCCATAATTGACGACCTTAAGTACCTGTGCATGGCTGGCCCTGAGTCGTTGCAAATCTTATGTAGAAATGTgtttgtgggtgtgtgtgtaaaaGCGCTTGATATCTGCAATTGACATTCGATGTCAAAGGCAAATTGCACttgttcttattattattattgaacaGCTTGTTgtgttcgttgttgttgtggctgtttGCCATTCATAAGCGTCAACTGTTGTCGGTCTGtatttttaatggaaaacaGGTGTAATTGCGAAGTCTTTGTGCTTTGTGGTCGAGTCGCTTTACGGTATTCAAGGATACGGTTACACTTGataacacacacccacacacgcaAGTGCAGCAGGGTGGTTTTATATTTGTGATTTCTGCCTCATGAGCGCTGCAAGTCAAGCAGTACAAATCAATTTgtgcagcaaaaacaaaagcatttgCATTGCGCCtgcaaaaatcaataaaaccaagctataaatatacataaattaaataaataaataataaaagtaaaatgttggtATTGATGACAGTGTttctatgtgtgtgtttgtagtgTACTTTCAAGGCGTACTCAGTCTCGAAAAGGCGGTGTCTTTCGGaagcaaagaaagtgaaaaGCTCACGTGAAAAAGAgcagtaaatatatgtacaagtgtcacatacatatgtacatacatataagtgcgTTTGTGTGTAAAATGTTTGTAGGATAATACaacgaatatatacatacatacatacaagcttcTCAAACAAATAAACTTACAAGTGTGTTGCAAGTTTATATTGCTGGTTCGTTGTACGTTCGAAAAAAAGTGAATCTTATGCCCGAAATTGTAAGCGCTTAGCAACGAAGGCTAACTACTTTACAGCTGCTTTACTGGAAAGCTTTCGGCAGCGCCTAGGCAAACGGATTATATTCCAGCAGCGAGGATGTTTGCCATGTACACCAAGTTTTGAGAGCCAAGcccaaaaataaaatagcaCAGTAAGTATCTACATTGTAAATAACCGTGTTGTTGCGAAAATGTTAttttgtatgtctgtatattgtGGAAATTACTTCATTTTACGGCTGCTCTATTTATTAACCATGCCGCGCACCAAATAGCTAACGCTAATCTGCACATTTTCAACACTTTTCTCTTTTCATTTGTTTGCCGCTATAACGCCCTATTTTACCCTTGTATAGTGTTGTTGCGCTTTTTAGctgcttttaaaattaattgatgcttaataaattaataatgataAATATACCATAGTTTCTATCCTTTCTTATACCCtatacagtttttgagatatcgatctgaaattttgcacacgtatttttctccccaaaaaactACCTATTTTTCGGAATCGTTGATATCGGATCATTAAAACATATACCTGCcataacaacaccaacaaaaccaagttcttgtatggaaaacttttctatatgtgtagggtattattgctgcggtgcaaccgaagttaacgccttttattgcttttacctttttttttctacaaattatAATGTGATTAACGATTTTTACATTTTGCTCGCATATTTGCCCATTCAGTAGCTGTGATAGTGCTTCATGCAGAAATATGCGCATAactatgtacgtgtgtgtgtatgtacgttGTGTGAGACTTTGGCATTATAAACAATGTTGTTGAATACATAATTATGCGCGTAGAAACATACATTAATGCTGTGAATTAATATGTGGTATGctgttatgtgtgtatattgacTACGTTTTTCTTATTAACAACATAACTGCGAGCATAACAAAcgaaagaaaaatatgaaaaaaatgcaaagtGGCAGTTCCGTGCGGGGCACCGATGTTGGAAAACTatttattacagttttataaattttttttttgttatttttctggCGTGATCTATATTTAAGCATATTTGTTGTTAGCAATTTGAGCGGCAAAAGTATTTAGACGCTGGCAATCCGCTTCCTATTTCCGCTTTATgcgccatatatgtatgtaactatatattgaaaattattaactgTATAAGCTTAAATCTATTCCTTAGCGTAGTTGTAACCCAGTTTGGCTTAAAATGTTGCTAAATTTCAGCAAAAGTTTCCAGAAAAGCAATTTTAAGTTTCAAAATAATATCATATCTATAATAAGATTAGTCTATTAGATCGATATTAAACGTAAGAAACTTTTCATCAATTAATTTCACTGCAATAAAACTTAACTAAAGCTTTAAAACCAGTTCGCTTTTTATCCCgcatacaaatttttagaaaatacgtAATTTCCATTAACCACAGCTGACTCAAAATAATGAGCAAGATTTATATTCTTAAGAAATCTTAAATAACGCACTTCTATTAATGAACTCATCACATGAgtaattgcaaaaatatttgttgctatatacttgtacaattttttctatCAATCACTGCTGTTAgtactaaacaaaaaaaaaatgcttataattaaaattaaaaaaagaaatttgaaaaaattatgtaaacatttctaacatatctttatagcTGTATTGTAATTTATAGTATTTCAAACTCATTGACTTAGgttcaatttaatttcaaatatctaACCAACGGTCATTCTAAACAGCTTCATTTGCTCCACTTTCGAAAACCAATTTAATtgctttaatttgcttttaactTCAAGTTGAGCAAGTCATACAAATCTACGTGCTGTTTCACTTTTACGTAAGCCCGTAACGAATAAACGAAAATTACCCAGCGCAAATTGTATTGCACGTTATGTGAAATGTGTTAAGTTCACTTTTACTTAATCGAATGATTAGCAAAAGCTGTggttaattaaacttttttccgAAAACATGTTcagataagttttttttttttcatttggtaAATAATGCTAAATAATGTCTTAGCGATAATGAAGTAGTGTAACTATTTGATTTGagtttatattttctaaattattataaGAAATAGTCGGCTAAAGGTATACCGTTAGTTCGTTGAAAGTTAAGATAGTATCACACTACTTTTAATTTGTCTAATAAACAGTAAATATCCACACAGTTTGAAACTAAATATGTTATACTTGAAgaccaaatattttcaaataaaatagtttaaattacCGTAAAATCTTCATTTAATACTGCTTTAAATTTCTGGTTGgataaaagttttatatataatatatcgtgtTTCGACTATATCATGAAGCTACAGTGCCTTTCGAAAACTTGCATTAAGTGCTTTAACTAAAAATCTTGGTTAGAAAGTAGTGATGATAGTTGCTTAGGATGTACTTTTGATCACACTCATTTGCGAATGTAGCCTCATTATTCTTTACATACTTTTTCAATTAGATTTGTTCTATATGTCGCCGTTCAATAGGCTCTGTTGTGCgtttgaaaatttctaaaaaaaatttattgtagacCTTTATTAGTCTTTTTCATAACGTAGAGAAAGATATATTTTCATCAATGATAAAAGGTTCATTCCGGGTTCACTCCAAGTGAGGTTAAAAGCTCTTCCTTTTTTGCTCTAAAAACGTCCATAGAaagatattattgtatatttgagaatttgtaaaaatttagatttagaattttgcctaaaaattaatgttattaGAACGGATGGTGGCATtgatatcttttcaaatttaagtattttggtTTCAGCTGAAAGCTCGAAGTATTTCAATGCTGATAAGCAGTTTTCATAGTTTCGAAGGTAACTGTAGCATTATAGATTATTGACACCACAAAAATCGGGTCTACGTAGCCGGAAGCGACCCGCATCAATCAACCAAAAACTGTCAACGCAGCAACGCAGCAAAATAATTTGGGGAATGTTTTCTGcggttacaacaacaacaagaatagtctttttataaaattttggtaTGTATAGATTAACCCAGAACCTTACATTCGGTAAAATTcattgatataaaaatttaattgttcaaaatttcatactttatttacatacttcgccgggaaattttgaaaatttggccATTTTGCACAAAATCTACCAACACttctacaaataataaattgttaaagtATATTCAAGGGCTAGTaaagaaattcattattttttcaatagatggctttagttatttatatataagtatgatcGGGTTATGATacatggcgttagaaagataaaATTATGAACTAAAAACCTTCTAGGATAGGCGAGTGGGATTACCGGtacatatttgacctaaatagGGTCATTCTAACCATGCTAAATAGTGCTATATGTATATCGTAACAGAAAATTCACAGCGCGACCTTATGTCACACTAGAATTAGACAGGCAGTCAAGTATCTATTTTGTAAGAACTTCTGAAAAAATTAGTTCAATAAATATCAATGCTGAAAAAAAACACCAGCGCTATCTAGCAAGTATTTAGTTataatacatagtatgtatatcCAATAGGGGTACAAATATGTCTATGTTGGAATGAACTAACTAACTTTTCTTgcaataatttgtttgttgcacatgctgtgtggcacgtagcgcCATCTTGTTGAAACCAGATTCTTCCCATTGCACGGTTATGATCGATCTATatcgct
The sequence above is drawn from the Bactrocera oleae isolate idBacOlea1 chromosome 5, idBacOlea1, whole genome shotgun sequence genome and encodes:
- the Nprl2 gene encoding GATOR complex protein NPRL2, with translation MQVSTNDYYEDSGREGQIRCIFLSEFHATAGCKISCQVPADYVSKEVFDAINVYIIPKPHLQRCILTVNALDIKVVGYPVGIENQQKYARNAFLFNLCFVCDSWARSVQYEPVVKKLSEYLIMMEEESCFLSKEGDHKLKLQKIFETVIKDLNEKKVTTIVEGDTTIYLKIVIHKPDPPVVKDHMVPLLLVDFKNTPLDKWDLTTQQIFPYINGINHIARIAAEADVETNLVKSCIQNLAYYGVVHLLPILKYSNVYMCTQHLKSLIKIPSLSQACRKYVALNSEKTHPSIQKVFQFYASMTHGVTLRAICQRLCPQNYNIDERKLVIFGLQHKFIRCIHKYPVFTGSVPSGRQKMYTGLSSFDEICCKTGLSPLDIERDIDKDTNVTVIWK